The sequence below is a genomic window from Cucumis melo cultivar AY chromosome 5, USDA_Cmelo_AY_1.0, whole genome shotgun sequence.
AAGGAGGGATGTTCATGTTTAGAGTCCCAATTTGAGTCAGAGATATATGTGTAAATCCTTTTTCAGTTTGTTGTTGAATCCCTCCTCTCCTAGGGAGTCTGTTTTTATGTGGTTTGGAAGATTAAGGTTCCTAGGAAAGTCAGGTTTTTTATCTGGCAAGTTTTGCTTGGTCAGGTTAACATTGTTGATAGGCTTGTTAGGAGGAGATTAAGGCTTGTTTTGATGTGGTTTGGAAGATTAAGGTTCCCTGGGCCTTTTTGTTGCATGCTTTGGAAGGTGGAGGAAgcactttatcatttttttttagattaccAGAATGCACAAGGTGTTGGAGCTTTTTTCGACAGGAGTTATGTGTTATCTATGCTAGCCATGGGAGCATTTGTGCGACGATCGAGAAGTTCTTCTTCCATCTGCCCTTCAAAGAGGAAGGAGTTCTTTTATGGCTTGCAGGGGTGTGCGGTGTTTCGTGGTAGGGAAAGAGATCATAGTGAGGTTTGGTCTTTGATTAGATTTCACGTTTCTCTTTGGGCTTCCATTTGGGCTTCCATTTCAAAGAATTTTTGTAACTATTCCACCAGTAACATTTTACTAAGTTGGACCCCCTTCTTTTATTCCGATTGTTTTGAAggacttgtttttttttttttttttttcccttatattctttcattttttcttaatgaaattttttatttctataatATATAGGTATATAGGTCACCGGTCTATAAATATACTGATTAGCATGGTGGTTCCATCTTGATAGTTTTCTTTCTAATAAAACACTATGAAATATATTATCCATTTTAGCATTTCACGTGAGGATGATCGATCGTAGTTCCTGAATATTAACCCCTTTTCCTTATATACATGCTTTTATTTGTATTCATGTTATCTGACAGTATTGTAGATTTCATCTTTGAAACAATATAGTGACTAGAAAGCCAGATTCTGCAAAGTTATTTTTTCTCTGATGCCTAAACAGTAAAACTATCTGTTCATCTtggaagatgaagatgaaaagAGGTTCTCCTGTAATTCAGAAAATATTGGAAACAAAAGACAATTGGGAGCTCAAATGGatattatccaaaaaaaaatctttcagCATCCCTTTGCTTTAAATGAAGCAGTTTGTTGTATGTTTCTCTTTCGTTTTGCCTGCAAAAGGTAAACAAAGAAGATTAGAATCATTTTTAACTCATATTACCATCCCCCTAAAAATATCGTTTAGGCCTGCTGTATTCCTGCTACCCAGCCCTGTgagtttttttaatatatttgacTTCTCCACTTACAGGTAATGAAGTAAAAggtataataaaaaaagaaagaagaagactTGTGTTAAGGTAAATACATAGTTTGTAACATGGTTGCTTAAGCGCTGGATCATCGATTGAAGCTGGTGGTTCCTTTCCAAATATCATCTCACAGCTCATGTCATCAAAATCTGCAAAGAAAAAGACAGTTATTGGAATCACGTTAAAGCTTCTTCCCCCCTGCATATTGATTCATTTCTTGGTCCTTGACATGAATACTAATGGCTCCCAGCTACTCGTTACATCATGGTGCACAATCAACATCCTAATACTAATGCCTCTTCTTGGTTGCATTTTTTACACTTGTGATGATTAATGTATTCATGGACAAGATCGATGATTGGCTCAGTGTGAAATTCTGCTTGATGATCGATTAACGATGGAAATTCAGCTTTTAATTCTTGGATTATAACCATGTAGCAAAATTAAGCTGCAGGTTTGGAATCCCACTTAGCTTGGTTGGGGCCTACCTGCAGTTCTTTTGTACCCAAAATGGTTCGTACATGGGACCCTCCATTCACATTGACAAACATGATCCGTTCCACCATTTGGTGCTGGTAATGTTGCTTTAATAGTAATTTCACTTTTGCTCATGGATCTACCAGTCATTGGTCATTATACTATAGCTGATTTACTTTATTTAGTGTCCGCACAACTAGACTACACAGATTCATCTGAAATAATTTACTTCTAAAATTCCTCTATATGTGAATATGAagtttttatattataattgCCTTGAGGTAACCACCATAGGTTGGCTTAATGATCAATGAAGAGCCAATCTAATTAATATAAAATGTGTTGAAGGAATGTGCTCAAGCCATGTGGCTAgctataatttaattttctatGATTTGTCTTGGCAACCAAATATTGTAGAGTGGTGAGAAATAAGAATTATGGTCTTCATTTATCGTTTGGAAACCTGAATTAGTGTCTAGAATTGCCATGTGCTGCTGTGTGTGTGAATTtgatctttttttaatttactaatatcattattattttgaaaagttgaaatttgtttttcttttgggaAAACAATATGTGGTTGCTGCAATTGGTTGGTGAATCGGTAGGTTAGTGAGGAGACTTACTGGGGACCATGGTGACAGGCATTCCTAAGGAATCTTTGATGAAATCCTGACATGGAAACTTGCATAGGTTAATGCACATTCCAGCACAATTAGTTTGCTCTAGGAACCTGCAAATAAATGGGATATGTTTAGGGGCAATATAGATTTGCTGAATGTTAATTTTGACTAGgacaatttcaaattttcaatgaTGTGAATGATGGACATCACTTAATGTGATCCAGTACTAAGGGTTTAGAAGAAGCGTAGTAATTATAGACAAATGGTTCTTTGGGTGTGGAAAGTATCTCAGGTAGGTGAGAATGGGACCCCATGAACGTTTAGATAGCATTGCCTTGATTATAAAACTCTGATGCGAGAAGGAATTACCTGCACTTATGGATTTGAACCacattcttttctcttttcccttTGAATTCTGATTCCTTCACCTGTAAGAATCATTTGTTACCATTGTCAGTCTTACGAATGAGATGatcgaaaaaaaagaaatacttgTTCCTTCCATGTGTGTGCTTTTTCAATCCCTCCCTCCATTACAATCTAGGCAGATCAGCTGTTTTAATCTAAATTTAAGGAATGTCTAGAAAGGGGAAGGGTCAAAGTGATTAAGCATGAAGAGAACATAGTTTTCCCAAAGAATTGGTTCATATATCTTACGTCACaataacctttctttgatttgtaggGACAGGACAAGTCTAGAAGGGACTAGTGCCTCAAACACTGCCGATTTATCAACTTGGCCATTGAAAATCGTATTATAATATTCAATATAGTGCTAAAGGTGAAGTTCTTGATGTCCACCAGTATGCCTCCTCATGTCAGTCTTTTCAACCTTGTGAATCTCTTCTAATTCTGATCTTGGTTGTTTAATATCCTCCGTTTAAATACTATCTATTCTCAGCAAATTCTTTGACATCGGTCTTAAATGGTGGTGTCAAGCACTTATTTAGTTTTCCAATACAGAAGATAGAGGACCGGATGAATTCAACACGTGGGTAGAGGATTTAAACATTTATTCTCTTGATTGACGATACTTGTCGTAATAATaggatttaaatttttaatctATTGATTGATGATACTTGTCTTAACAATTGAGCTATGCTATCACAAGTTAGTCTCTACTTTCTAatagaaggaaagaaaatattaatGCTTTGCCTCAGTGAAATAGGGAATTGAAACCTTTAACCTACTAGTCAGCATATATGCCTTAATAGTCTGGCTATGCTCAGATTAGCCTCTCTTGTGTGTATTTGTGTATGCATGCAAGTGAATGTCCAATTAGGTCCTTGGATTTATATGAACATACACTGAGGAAATAAAGAGGCCTTTAGGTAAACTTACAACATCTTACCTCGCAGGGTCCAACTAACCAAGCAAAGAAGACAGTGGTGAATGCAGCAAAATATTCCCTTGCGAATTTGGATTGCGGTAGCAATGCTTTTATCTGCACTTCGTTCACCACTATGTGTCAAGGGCATATAGTTGGGACTTGGGAGGAGTGAGGGTATAATAGTAAAATGGAATATATGGAGATGAATTAATAATAGTAAAAGCAACATTTTAATACTTATTTAatcaataattatttataataaaactaaCATAAAAAATGTGACCATTTGATGATACTGTTTCCATATAATGACGGGACAATGAAATAATTATTAAACCCAATGAttacttgaaagaaaaattagagAAGGGTATAGTTTTTCAGTAGGCTCTAACCTAGGCAATGATCTTAGCTATATTCTCCCAAGTGTTGACGGGAGAAGAGAGACCAAACTAGGAAGACAAAATTTTGGCCCAAACAAAATTCATCAAGGATGAAATGATCATGCATTACTTACCTTAAATgaattatttaataattgacAAATACAATaggtaaataaataatttaaggTAATAGAGTTAGTTTAGCTGCATGAAGTGAAGTCGGAGATTACAATCACTACATTAAACATACATAAAAACTTAAGACCACTTCAAAA
It includes:
- the LOC103491262 gene encoding beta-carotene isomerase D27, chloroplastic isoform X1, with amino-acid sequence MDLRVIQDTTVILPTMMNNNKMKLRRKNILCVGVLTRSAEGEVIEETRKTKTVYTDNWFDKIAIDHLSQAVQATSGWRSKKSGYESLLEVTTMASRNFNHIKQKEVVIQALGRAFPKPILSLIKALLPQSKFAREYFAAFTTVFFAWLVGPCEVKESEFKGKREKNVVQIHKCRFLEQTNCAGMCINLCKFPCQDFIKDSLGMPVTMVPNFDDMSCEMIFGKEPPASIDDPALKQPCYKLCIYLNTSLLLSFFIIPFTSLPVSGEVKYIKKTHRAG
- the LOC103491262 gene encoding beta-carotene isomerase D27, chloroplastic isoform X2, giving the protein MDLRVIQDTTVILPTMMNNNKMKLRRKNILCVGVLTRSAEGEVIEETRKTKTVYTDNWFDKIAIDHLSQAVQATSGWRSKKSGYESLLEVTTMASRNFNHIKQKEVVIQALGRAFPKPILSLIKALLPQSKFAREYFAAFTTVFFAWLVGPCEVKESEFKGKREKNVVQIHKCRFLEQTNCAGMCINLCKFPCQDFIKDSLGMPVTMVPNFDDMSCEMIFGKEPPASIDDPALKQPCYKLCKTKEKHTTNCFI